The following coding sequences are from one Triticum aestivum cultivar Chinese Spring chromosome 5A, IWGSC CS RefSeq v2.1, whole genome shotgun sequence window:
- the LOC123105114 gene encoding uncharacterized protein yields the protein MALRAAELRRLLLLRGRAVLPLPLASRCRPASTAARDDEGAGGNAYDVLGVGETSSSAEIKASFHRLAKETHPDVAAAAGSRRFLQILAAYEILSDSQRRAHYDSFLRSQRLVIQKHPRPSQYVYPYPYSSGIVMPRESNVVEWLKWYRLTVDDIVTKKRIATGSGYFDRLESELYSAVHAAYYGPEVESTDLLPDCFEAEERSVYETPELLHLVSGRDLLGIVSLVDGVRELSDACREKLTHSGSGACGFCPNVAVNGEKCSIPRHADIHKQENEDSDSIPSDAYKDIELQICGRVVATANRRLKCNCIDNSDMEDHIHVFLVPNEVVAPDVTQEHLLLGTITGLDTSGEEGSCCVYDGHGIKTHVIVKHRTLMVKHMHWYQFGDEVSPCECRCSRARLPPSRFWLFEPRCYMHDTGGWYIETFGRDKKGRTIPSPRHWHGVNEHSEKRLHPALYLVALAYRSLDLEDAQRRKWSFRSFLELQLSHILQLSKKIFSGKKGVDMGAP from the exons ATGGCGCTTCgcgcggcggagctccggcgactcctcctcctccgcggcaggGCGGTCCTCCCGCTCCCGCTCGCGTCGCGCTGCCGGCCGGCGAGCACGGCCGCCCGTGACGACGAGGGAGCAGGGGGCAACGCCTACGACGTGCTTGGGGTGGGAGAGACGAGCTCCTCCGCGGAGATCAAGGCCTCCTTCCACCGCCTCGCGAAGGAGACCCACCCCGacgtcgctgccgccgccggttCCCGCCGGTTCCTTCAGATCCTCGCGGCCTACGAG ATCCTATCCGATTCGCAGCGAAGAGCTCATTATGACAGCTTCCTGCGCTCGCAGAGGCTAGTTATACAGAAGCATCCCAGGCCATCGCAATATGTATATCCATATCCATATAGTTCAGGCATTGTGATGCCTAGAGAAAGTAATGTTGTCGAGTGGCTTAAATGGTACAGGCTCACTGTCGATGACATTGTTACAAAAAAGAGGATTGCGACGGGTTCAGGTTATTTCGATAGACTTGAGAGTGAACTGTACTCTGCAGTCCATGCTGCATACTATGGCCCCGAGGTTGAGTCCACGGATCTCCTTCCTGATTGCTTTGAAGCCGAGGAGAGGTCTGTGTATGAGACACCTGAGCTATTGCACCTTGTATCTGGCCGTGACCTGCTTGGTATTGTCAGTCTAGTGGATGGCGTCCGAGAGCTGTCTgatgcttgtcgtgagaagctgaCACATTCTGGTTCTGGAGCCTGCGGCTTTTGTCCAAATGTTGCAGTAAATGGGGAGAAATGTTCAATACCTAGGCATGCAGATattcacaagcaagagaatgaggATAGTGACAGTATCCCATCAGATGCCTACAAGGACATTGAATTGCAGATATGTGGGAGAGTAGTGGCCACTGCAAATAGGAGGCTCAAGTGCAATTGCATTGACAATTCAGACATGGAAGATCACATACATGTTTTTCTTGTTCCAAATGAGGTGGTTGCACCTGATGTGACACAAGAGCATCTCCTCCTTGGAACAATCACTGGGTTGGACACCAGTGGAGAGGAAGGATCTTGCTGTGTCTATGATGGCCATGGAATAAAGACCCACGTAATTGTTAAGCACAGGACACTGATG GTTAAACACATGCACTGGTATCAATTTGGAGATGAAGTTTCACCCTGCGAGTGTCGATGTAGCAGGGCTCGGTTGCCACCCAGCAG GTTTTGGCTTTTTGAGCCACGGTGTTACATGCATGACACTGGTGGTTGGTACATCGAGACATTTGGGAGAGACAAGAAAGGGAGGACAATTCCATCGCCGAGACATTGGCATGGTGTCAATGAACATTCTGAAAA GAGATTGCATCCAGCACTGTATCTGGTGGCTCTGGCATACAGATCTTTAGATCTTGAGGATGCTCAAAGAAGAAAATGGAGCTTTAGGAGTTTCCTAGAGCTGCAGTTGTCTCATATTCTTCAGTTAAGCAAAAAAATCTTTAGTGGTAAAAAAGGAGTTGATATGGGAGCACCATGA